In Molothrus ater isolate BHLD 08-10-18 breed brown headed cowbird chromosome 26, BPBGC_Mater_1.1, whole genome shotgun sequence, the DNA window AGGGCTCGGCCGGGCCGTACAGCGCCGACAGGAACTCGTAGTCCGCAAAGTGGTTGAAGACGTGGTTGATGCGCGAGTGCGACTTGGCCGTCAGGTGCCCGTTGACCGCCTGGTGCAGCAGGTCCCGGCACTCGGTCAGCACGCTGGACATGACCCTGCGGTCGAAGGTGAAGTCTATCTGGTGGAAGCTGACGGCCGTCATGGCCAAGGTGTGAACCTTCTTGCGGAAGCGCTCCATGACCAGCAGCTCCTCGGGGCTGAACTGCCCGTTGCGGTAGAGGACGCCCAGCTTCATCACGATCTTGATGAGGTTCTTGATGATCTTCTGGGCCTCCTTGCGGTTGTGGGTGTACTCCTTGGTGGCCCGGTACAGCTCATCCAGGATCTCGCTGCTGGTGTCGTCGATGAAGGCGTTGGCGATGGTCTTGGTGGCCATTTTGCTCAGGAGCTTCTTCTGGGCCTGCAGGGCCAAGTTCTTGGTGCTGAAGGTGTCCATCTCTGCGGGGGAAGAGGCACACACGGgtcagtccctgctctgcatcctTCCCCATctcacctgggctggtggaGTGTCCcagtccatggcaggggatgtCCCAGGCCATGTTCTGTGATTCCTCACCTCCCCACACAGATTTTTGGCAGGAGAAAGAGCATCTCCAGCTAATGCCAAGACTTGAGGGAGCTcctgggtgccagggcaggtgaGAGCTGAGCTCACCCCCCAGGTTTGGTTGGTGGGATCAGTTCCAAGGTGTTCCCACCTCCCTCTTCCCAAACTCTGTGGAGAGGCTGCAGCGAGCGAGGTGTCCCTACCTGAGCACCGGCCCTCCATCCCGCTGTCCCTCCTGTGACCGacacctccctccctctggTGCCGGAAGGACTCTTGCCCCATCGTTTTtgaacatttttccttccttaaaacCTGACTCACTTCCTGCAGggtgagctggggacagcccaggtgGCAGCTGAGTCACCCCCTTTGCCATGTGCCACATCCACCCCGCTCCGGCCGTGGTCGGGGCGGCACAGCCGGTTTGCAGCACCCAGCAATGGCTGGGAGCCCtcttccctggcactgctcaccCTGGAACACCCACACAAGCTGGGACTTGTtatgctgctgccccagcctcctCCAGAGGTGAATAATTCACCCAGACAGGAGCCTCACCTACAGCCCCGCTCCCGCATCCCAGCGGGACCAAATCCATCACCTGGGGCAGAGCACGGCTTTAAACTCTGCTGAGAACGATGAAAACCAACCCTGGAGATGCATCTTggcctgggaagctgcagagctACAAATCACAGGGAGGggagaacagcaggaaaacaaccaggatggatgggcagagctgggagctgcttctgcaagagcctgcacatggcagggacagcctggcagagcaggaggggagtGGATCAGCCTATAAATACATCCccggggaggggagaggagataTTTCAGCTGAAGGATGCTGCTGGTGTGAGGATGGATGGGGATAAATTGCTCATGGATAGGGAGAAGGTTTAGATTTGATGTTAAGAAGGAATTGTTCCCCGAGAGGGAGCTgaggccatggcacagggggcccagagcagctgtggctgtccctggatccctggaagtgtccaaggccaggctggagcagcctggggtagtggaaagtgtccctgcccatggcagggtgggatgagatgagctttTGGTCTTTTTccgacccaaaccattccacgacTCTGGGGTTCTGTCACAGAACCAAGTCTGTCCCCATCACAGGCAGCTCTGTCATTCCCCCCTGGCCAAGCTGAAAGCCCCAGACCCCTGTGGGgatccccagtgctgctcccaccaCTCTggagggcacagcagcccctcaggagcaaaccccagctcctcagggctccCCAGCTGGGGCCAAGGCTCCCCAGGCAGTCATGCCAGGACgatggagctgagccctggctcCCTGAGCATCTCCCAGCCACCAGCTCCCAAACCTGAGGGCAGCCAAGGCTCCGTGGGGATGAGAATGCCGGGAGCAGTGACAGAGACGTCGCCTGCAGGGTTATTTACAGCCCTCAGGAAAAACACGGAGGTTTGGAAGCATTTCCTACAGTGGGAAAACATTGATTTTTGTCAGCCTGAGCCTCAAGCTGAGGCTCACGCGCTTAATAAGACAAAAATGACAGCGCAGAgcctggtgacagcagctcctgggtcAGGCTCATGGAATTCCAATGGCTGCatgcaggagggagggatgggcaggatgggcagaggcagctccagctcctctcactTCACCCGTGCCAGGCATCCTGTCcggaaggagcagggctgtgctgtgctgttgaCAGCCTGGAATTTCCCTCCCCAGGCTTGTGGGGTGCCCTGGGAACGCTGCCTGGATAAATAGGAATTCCCACACCCATAGGAATTCCCACACCCGAGCTCTGCCCTGGGTGACCACAGACATAAAGCCAAGTGCAAACTCCACCTCCAGAGCACATGAAAAATAGGAAGTGCCAAGTCCTGCGAGCTGCCCACGGCTCCTAAATGCCAGCTGCAATAATGGATCaaccctctgctccctgcagccaatAACACCCGGCTGCTCActgccctcccctgctccagagcaggagcatTGCTCcaggggggaaactgaggcacaaagcATTACTGGGGGGGGGGTCCTAGGGACCCCAAAATGGTATAGGCGGGtatggggaccccaaaaatgcaACCAGCTCCCTCTCCAGTGCCCAGGGATGGTTTTGTAGGCTGCTTCCTGCAAACCCCAAGGAAAGCCAGGCTCACCTCCTGCTGCACCGGGATGGTGCCCCTGGCGCCCTCCACTGCACACTcggcccagcaggagctgctgagtcAGCAGCAGCGGGAGATTTCACCGGAATGAGCCGTGTTCCTGCCGGGAAGGGCCCCAGGCCCCCATTGTTCACGAGGGGCTGCTATCAGAGCACGGAAGAGTCGAGCCTTGCCCCGAGCAGCCAACGGGAGCCTGAAATAACCCACTCCACTTCCTTCCTGTCGCTGAAgtttccagcccagctcagggcttgGGCTCCCCCcttcttctttttaatgaaaacgCCCTAAAAAACAGtttgttcttcttcttcctaagtggagcagcccagtgctgctgtcacccagTTCCTCCCTGCTCCGGAAGAGTGCGGCAGGGCTGCGGTCCCAGCAGTGGCTTTGGGCACAGGTACAGCCCTTTCTTGGAGGGTTTCCGCCCATCTTGGAGGTTTTTGGGGCAGTCTTGCAGCCCTGAGTGGTGGTGTGAGGGTTGGGGTGAGCACACAGAGGGTGGCCCTGTCACAGGACAGACGTGGTCCCCTTGGGGACAGACACGTGCCGCGCTCATCTCCGGTTTGGCGTTCACCCCACTGGGCTTGCACCTCACCCAACACCCAGCTGTGACCTGATTGCCCGAAAAAACCTCTCCCACAGCACTGAGGGCACAAGCATCAATCATCAATCATCATCAGAAAGCTCCTGTCTGAGGGGGGAAGACAAGACCCTGTCACCCTGTGGCCACCTGGCGCCGGTGGCACCACAGCAGCGATATCATCCCAATTATCATTTTTACCTGCTCCAAAGATCCCTCgccctgcctgtcccttccACCTGgctcccaccagcagctccatggacTTGGTCCCCCGAGCCCCCCCAGTTCCCTTGGCAGCAGGTGAATATTTCatgcaggagaggaaaagcacTTAATTAATTCATGGAGCAGCGCAGAGGGGGAGGCTCCACAAAGCTCCAGCTCAGAGCAAGGCgcctctgcctcctcttcctcctcccctccctcctccacctTCCCGCTGCGGCCGTAGTAACTTGGATTGTCTTGCTACAA includes these proteins:
- the TNFAIP8L1 gene encoding tumor necrosis factor alpha-induced protein 8-like protein 1; this encodes MDTFSTKNLALQAQKKLLSKMATKTIANAFIDDTSSEILDELYRATKEYTHNRKEAQKIIKNLIKIVMKLGVLYRNGQFSPEELLVMERFRKKVHTLAMTAVSFHQIDFTFDRRVMSSVLTECRDLLHQAVNGHLTAKSHSRINHVFNHFADYEFLSALYGPAEPYRTHLQRICEGVNKMLEEESI